A single window of bacterium DNA harbors:
- a CDS encoding heterodisulfide reductase-related iron-sulfur binding cluster: MPTVLRAVALILLIVLAGAIFLSKLHRIYRLIRLGRGPVPLAPLSARLRDLAVQVLLHRRVLRRPLFGLLHLFIFWGFLVLLTTIVQAAGEVIQPGWTLPWIGASPLLAVVQDVFIALVLAGVGMAVWSRVVLRTKRLEGQDRRGAYLILILIAGIMVTLLVSRGAQVVLERPAWGPSAWLSSLVARLFAGATAASVRAVYETALWGHLLIVLYFLTLIPDGKHLHLVSLVPNIMLRKERHRGALEPIDIEHAEVVGVSSPEHLTWKDLLDTFACMECGRCTEVCPANSTGKELDPRRLHTDLRKMLARTGDAAPALVGGVFSDDFLWQCLTCGACVEECPATNDHIDKIVGMRRHLMMEQARVPKTIEEANRSLDVRGTPFRGAGITRTAWADGLDVPIVSDGQSPEWLLWVGCASAFNERNHAPLRALVDLLRRGGVEFAILGDAEQCTGDPARRMGNEYLFQTLAQKNIDTLRRHGVSKILTVCPHCYNTLKNEYPQFGGSFDVQHSTQMLARLVAEGRLTPGASVEGTITYHDPCYLGRHNSEYEAPRQVLGALPGARLVEMEQCRERGFCCGAGGGLYWVDERVGRRVNHVRGDHITETGADVVATACPFCMMMLEESKAAKEAAWRPMDVAELVRKSVAD; encoded by the coding sequence ATGCCCACCGTGTTGCGCGCCGTGGCTCTGATCCTCTTAATTGTTCTTGCCGGCGCAATCTTCCTCAGCAAGCTTCATCGTATCTATCGGCTCATTCGGCTGGGACGCGGGCCCGTGCCGCTCGCGCCGCTGTCCGCGCGGCTGCGGGACTTGGCGGTGCAGGTGCTCTTGCACCGGAGGGTGCTGCGGCGGCCGCTGTTCGGGCTGCTGCACCTGTTCATCTTCTGGGGGTTTCTCGTGCTGCTGACCACGATCGTCCAGGCCGCCGGCGAGGTCATTCAGCCGGGCTGGACGCTGCCGTGGATCGGGGCGTCGCCGCTTCTCGCCGTGGTGCAGGACGTCTTCATCGCCTTGGTGCTGGCCGGCGTCGGGATGGCGGTGTGGTCCAGGGTGGTGCTCCGGACCAAGCGTCTCGAAGGGCAGGATCGCCGCGGCGCCTATCTCATCCTGATCCTGATCGCCGGCATCATGGTCACCCTGCTGGTCTCGCGCGGCGCCCAAGTCGTGCTCGAGCGGCCGGCGTGGGGGCCGAGTGCCTGGCTGTCGAGCCTTGTCGCGCGGCTCTTCGCCGGGGCGACGGCGGCGTCCGTGCGGGCCGTCTACGAGACCGCGCTGTGGGGGCACCTGCTCATCGTGCTGTACTTCCTGACGTTGATCCCCGACGGAAAGCACCTGCACCTGGTGAGCCTCGTCCCAAACATCATGCTGCGCAAGGAGCGCCATCGAGGCGCCCTCGAGCCGATCGACATCGAGCACGCCGAGGTGGTCGGCGTTTCATCGCCGGAGCATCTGACCTGGAAGGATCTCCTGGACACCTTTGCCTGCATGGAGTGCGGCCGCTGCACCGAGGTATGCCCGGCCAACAGCACCGGCAAGGAGCTCGACCCCCGGCGGCTCCACACCGATCTGCGCAAGATGCTCGCCCGGACCGGCGACGCCGCCCCCGCGCTGGTCGGCGGAGTGTTTTCCGACGATTTTCTCTGGCAGTGCCTGACCTGCGGGGCGTGCGTGGAAGAGTGTCCGGCAACGAACGACCACATCGACAAAATCGTGGGCATGCGCCGGCACCTGATGATGGAGCAGGCGCGCGTGCCCAAGACGATTGAAGAGGCCAATCGGAGCCTCGACGTGCGGGGCACGCCGTTTCGCGGCGCCGGGATCACCCGCACGGCGTGGGCGGACGGCCTGGACGTTCCGATCGTGAGCGACGGTCAATCCCCGGAGTGGCTGCTGTGGGTCGGCTGCGCCTCCGCGTTCAACGAGCGAAATCACGCGCCGCTCCGAGCCCTCGTGGACCTGCTGCGGCGGGGAGGCGTGGAGTTCGCGATCCTCGGGGATGCCGAGCAGTGCACGGGAGACCCGGCGCGGCGGATGGGCAACGAGTACCTGTTTCAGACCCTCGCCCAGAAGAACATCGACACGCTGCGCCGCCACGGCGTCTCTAAGATCCTCACGGTCTGCCCGCACTGCTACAACACCCTGAAAAACGAATATCCGCAATTCGGCGGGTCGTTTGACGTGCAGCACTCCACGCAGATGCTGGCGCGGCTGGTGGCCGAGGGGCGCCTGACGCCGGGCGCTTCGGTGGAGGGCACGATTACATACCACGATCCGTGCTACCTCGGCCGGCACAACAGCGAGTACGAAGCGCCGCGGCAGGTGCTGGGGGCGCTGCCCGGGGCGCGCCTCGTGGAAATGGAGCAGTGCCGCGAGCGGGGCTTCTGCTGCGGAGCCGGCGGCGGTCTCTACTGGGTGGACGAGCGCGTGGGGCGGCGCGTCAACCACGTGCGGGGCGACCACATCACCGAGACCGGCGCGGACGTCGTGGCGACGGCGTGTCCCTTCTGCATGATGATGCTGGAGGAGAGCAAGGCGGCCAAGGAAGCCGCGTGGCGTCCGATGGACGTCGCGGAGCTCGTGCGGAAAAGCGTCGCCGACTGA